From Macaca fascicularis isolate 582-1 chromosome 14, T2T-MFA8v1.1, a single genomic window includes:
- the SYT8 gene encoding synaptotagmin-8 isoform X15 yields the protein MGHPPDSPSTLAPAGTTAIPGLIPDLIAGTPWPRWALIAGALAAGVLVVSCLLCAACCCRRHRKKPRDKEAVGLGSARGITTTHLVQPDVDSLESSPGGAQQWGRLQLSLEYDFGSQEIRVGLRQAADLRPGGTVDPYARVSVSTQSGHRHETKVHRGTLCPVFDETCCFHIPQAELPGTTLQVQLFNFKRFSGHEPLGELRLPLGTVDLQHVLEHWYPLGPPAATELRPADRGGAGGSRPASRTGRALREGPAHAEPEEVEEEKDSHQKGHGCPLLQRGLHLPGALQSGPECGPGAGRLGPRPAAPG from the exons ATGGGGCACCCACCAGACTCTCCCAGTACCTTGGCCCCAGCTGGTACCACAGCTATACCTGGGCTTATTCCAGACCTCATCGCCGGGACCCCCT GGCCCCGCTGGGCTCTCATTGCAGGCGCCCTTGCCGCGGGCGTCCTCGTCGTCTCCTGCCTCCTCTGTGCTgcctgctgctgccgccgccacAGGAAGAAGCCCAGGGACAAGGAGGCGGTGGGTCTGGGCAGTGCCCGTGGCATCACCACCACCCACCTG GTGCAGCCTGATGTGGATAGCCTGGAGTCCAGTCCGGGGGGCGCTCAGCAATGGGGGCGCCTGCAGCTGTCCCTGGAGTACGACTTTGGAAGCCAGGAG ATCAGGGTGGGCCTGAGGCAGGCAGCCGACCTGAGGCCCGGGGGCACCGTGGACCCCTATGCGCGGGTCAGCGTCTCCACCCAGTCCGGGCACAGACATGAGACAAAGGTGCACCGAGGCACGCTCTGCCCTGTGTTTGACGAGACCTGCTGCTTCCAC ATCCCGCAGGCGGAGCTGCCGGGGACCACCCTGCAGGTGCAGCTTTTCAACTTCAAGCGCTTCTCGGGGCATGAGCCCCTGGGTGAGCTCCGCCTGCCACTGGGCACCGTGGATCTACAGCACGTTCTGGAGCACTGGTACCCGCTGGGTCCGCCGGCTGCCACTGAG CTCAGGCCGGCTGACCGTGGTGGTGCTGGAGGCTCGAGGCCTGCGTCCAGGACTGGCAG AGCCCTACGTGAAGGTCCAGCTCATGCTGAACCAGAGGaagtggaagaagagaaagacagcCACCAGAAAGGGCACGGCTGCCCCCTACTTCAACGAGGCCTTCACCTTCCTGGTGCCCTTCAGTCAGGTCCAG AATGTGGACCTGGTGCTGGCCGTCTGGGACCGCGGCCTGCCGCTCCGGGCTGA
- the SYT8 gene encoding synaptotagmin-8 isoform X9, which produces MGHPPDSPSTLAPAGTTAIPGLIPDLIAGTPCALAAGVLVVSCLLCAACCCRRHRKKPRDKEAVGLGSARGITTTHLVQPDVDSLESSPGGAQQWGRLQLSLEYDFGSQEIRVGLRQAADLRPGGTVDPYARVSVSTQSGHRHETKVHRGTLCPVFDETCCFHIPQAELPGTTLQVQLFNFKRFSGHEPLGELRLPLGTVDLQHVLEHWYPLGPPAATELRPADRGGAGGSRPASRTGRALREGPAHAEPEEVEEEKDSHQKGHGCPLLQRGLHLPGALQSGPGGSPGGRGRAGPSAGPRRPQSFSSNSDTWPVSAQNVDLVLAVWDRGLPLRAEPVGKVHLGARASGQPLQHWADMLAHARRPIAQWHPLQPAREVDRVLALQPRLRLHLPLPHS; this is translated from the exons ATGGGGCACCCACCAGACTCTCCCAGTACCTTGGCCCCAGCTGGTACCACAGCTATACCTGGGCTTATTCCAGACCTCATCGCCGGGACCCCCT GCGCCCTTGCCGCGGGCGTCCTCGTCGTCTCCTGCCTCCTCTGTGCTgcctgctgctgccgccgccacAGGAAGAAGCCCAGGGACAAGGAGGCGGTGGGTCTGGGCAGTGCCCGTGGCATCACCACCACCCACCTG GTGCAGCCTGATGTGGATAGCCTGGAGTCCAGTCCGGGGGGCGCTCAGCAATGGGGGCGCCTGCAGCTGTCCCTGGAGTACGACTTTGGAAGCCAGGAG ATCAGGGTGGGCCTGAGGCAGGCAGCCGACCTGAGGCCCGGGGGCACCGTGGACCCCTATGCGCGGGTCAGCGTCTCCACCCAGTCCGGGCACAGACATGAGACAAAGGTGCACCGAGGCACGCTCTGCCCTGTGTTTGACGAGACCTGCTGCTTCCAC ATCCCGCAGGCGGAGCTGCCGGGGACCACCCTGCAGGTGCAGCTTTTCAACTTCAAGCGCTTCTCGGGGCATGAGCCCCTGGGTGAGCTCCGCCTGCCACTGGGCACCGTGGATCTACAGCACGTTCTGGAGCACTGGTACCCGCTGGGTCCGCCGGCTGCCACTGAG CTCAGGCCGGCTGACCGTGGTGGTGCTGGAGGCTCGAGGCCTGCGTCCAGGACTGGCAG AGCCCTACGTGAAGGTCCAGCTCATGCTGAACCAGAGGaagtggaagaagagaaagacagcCACCAGAAAGGGCACGGCTGCCCCCTACTTCAACGAGGCCTTCACCTTCCTGGTGCCCTTCAGTCAGGTCCAGGTGGGTCTCCGGGAGGCAGGGGCAGAGCGGGACCCAGTGCCGGACCACGAAGACCACAGTCTTTCTCCTCCAACTCCGACACATGGCCTGTCTCTGCACAGAATGTGGACCTGGTGCTGGCCGTCTGGGACCGCGGCCTGCCGCTCCGGGCTGAGCCCGTGGGCAAGGTGCACCTGGGTGCCCGGGCCTCGGGGCAGCCCCTGCAACACTGGGCAGACATGCTGGCCCACGCCCGGCGGCCCATTGCCCAGTGGCACCCCCTGCAGCCAGCCAGGGAGGTGGACCGCGTGCTGGCCCTGCAGCCCCGCCTGCGCCTGCACCTGCCCTTGCCCCACTCCTGA
- the SYT8 gene encoding synaptotagmin-8 isoform X18, with protein MGHPPDSPSTLAPAGTTAIPGLIPDLIAGTPWPRWALIAGALAAGVLVVSCLLCAACCCRRHRKKPRDKEAVGLGSARGITTTHLVQPDVDSLESSPGGAQQWGRLQLSLEYDFGSQEIRVGLRQAADLRPGGTVDPYARVSVSTQSGHRHETKVHRGTLCPVFDETCCFHVQLFNFKRFSGHEPLGELRLPLGTVDLQHVLEHWYPLGPPAATEPEQVAELCFSLRYVPSSGRLTVVVLEARGLRPGLAEPYVKVQLMLNQRKWKKRKTATRKGTAAPYFNEAFTFLVPFSQVQAGR; from the exons ATGGGGCACCCACCAGACTCTCCCAGTACCTTGGCCCCAGCTGGTACCACAGCTATACCTGGGCTTATTCCAGACCTCATCGCCGGGACCCCCT GGCCCCGCTGGGCTCTCATTGCAGGCGCCCTTGCCGCGGGCGTCCTCGTCGTCTCCTGCCTCCTCTGTGCTgcctgctgctgccgccgccacAGGAAGAAGCCCAGGGACAAGGAGGCGGTGGGTCTGGGCAGTGCCCGTGGCATCACCACCACCCACCTG GTGCAGCCTGATGTGGATAGCCTGGAGTCCAGTCCGGGGGGCGCTCAGCAATGGGGGCGCCTGCAGCTGTCCCTGGAGTACGACTTTGGAAGCCAGGAG ATCAGGGTGGGCCTGAGGCAGGCAGCCGACCTGAGGCCCGGGGGCACCGTGGACCCCTATGCGCGGGTCAGCGTCTCCACCCAGTCCGGGCACAGACATGAGACAAAGGTGCACCGAGGCACGCTCTGCCCTGTGTTTGACGAGACCTGCTGCTTCCAC GTGCAGCTTTTCAACTTCAAGCGCTTCTCGGGGCATGAGCCCCTGGGTGAGCTCCGCCTGCCACTGGGCACCGTGGATCTACAGCACGTTCTGGAGCACTGGTACCCGCTGGGTCCGCCGGCTGCCACTGAG CCCGAGCAGGTGGCAGAGCTGTGCTTCTCCCTCCGGTACGTGCCCAGCTCAGGCCGGCTGACCGTGGTGGTGCTGGAGGCTCGAGGCCTGCGTCCAGGACTGGCAG AGCCCTACGTGAAGGTCCAGCTCATGCTGAACCAGAGGaagtggaagaagagaaagacagcCACCAGAAAGGGCACGGCTGCCCCCTACTTCAACGAGGCCTTCACCTTCCTGGTGCCCTTCAGTCAGGTCCAG GCAGGGAGATAG
- the SYT8 gene encoding synaptotagmin-8 isoform X19, whose product MGHPPDSPSTLAPAGTTAIPGLIPDLIAGTPCALAAGVLVVSCLLCAACCCRRHRKKPRDKEAVGLGSARGITTTHLVQPDVDSLESSPGGAQQWGRLQLSLEYDFGSQEIRVGLRQAADLRPGGTVDPYARVSVSTQSGHRHETKVHRGTLCPVFDETCCFHVQLFNFKRFSGHEPLGELRLPLGTVDLQHVLEHWYPLGPPAATEPEQVAELCFSLRYVPSSGRLTVVVLEARGLRPGLAEPYVKVQLMLNQRKWKKRKTATRKGTAAPYFNEAFTFLVPFSQVQAGR is encoded by the exons ATGGGGCACCCACCAGACTCTCCCAGTACCTTGGCCCCAGCTGGTACCACAGCTATACCTGGGCTTATTCCAGACCTCATCGCCGGGACCCCCT GCGCCCTTGCCGCGGGCGTCCTCGTCGTCTCCTGCCTCCTCTGTGCTgcctgctgctgccgccgccacAGGAAGAAGCCCAGGGACAAGGAGGCGGTGGGTCTGGGCAGTGCCCGTGGCATCACCACCACCCACCTG GTGCAGCCTGATGTGGATAGCCTGGAGTCCAGTCCGGGGGGCGCTCAGCAATGGGGGCGCCTGCAGCTGTCCCTGGAGTACGACTTTGGAAGCCAGGAG ATCAGGGTGGGCCTGAGGCAGGCAGCCGACCTGAGGCCCGGGGGCACCGTGGACCCCTATGCGCGGGTCAGCGTCTCCACCCAGTCCGGGCACAGACATGAGACAAAGGTGCACCGAGGCACGCTCTGCCCTGTGTTTGACGAGACCTGCTGCTTCCAC GTGCAGCTTTTCAACTTCAAGCGCTTCTCGGGGCATGAGCCCCTGGGTGAGCTCCGCCTGCCACTGGGCACCGTGGATCTACAGCACGTTCTGGAGCACTGGTACCCGCTGGGTCCGCCGGCTGCCACTGAG CCCGAGCAGGTGGCAGAGCTGTGCTTCTCCCTCCGGTACGTGCCCAGCTCAGGCCGGCTGACCGTGGTGGTGCTGGAGGCTCGAGGCCTGCGTCCAGGACTGGCAG AGCCCTACGTGAAGGTCCAGCTCATGCTGAACCAGAGGaagtggaagaagagaaagacagcCACCAGAAAGGGCACGGCTGCCCCCTACTTCAACGAGGCCTTCACCTTCCTGGTGCCCTTCAGTCAGGTCCAG GCAGGGAGATAG
- the SYT8 gene encoding synaptotagmin-8 isoform X10, producing MGHPPDSPSTLAPAGTTAIPGLIPDLIAGTPWPRWALIAGALAAGVLVVSCLLCAACCCRRHRKKPRDKEAVGLGSARGITTTHLVQPDVDSLESSPGGAQQWGRLQLSLEYDFGSQEIRVGLRQAADLRPGGTVDPYARVSVSTQSGHRHETKVHRGTLCPVFDETCCFHIPQAELPGTTLQVQLFNFKRFSGHEPLGELRLPLGTVDLQHVLEHWYPLGPPAATEPEQVAELCFSLRYVPSSGRLTVVVLEARGLRPGLAEPYVKVQLMLNQRKWKKRKTATRKGTAAPYFNEAFTFLVPFSQVQNVDLVLAVWDRGLPLRAEPVGKVHLGARASGQPLQHWADMLAHARRPIAQWHPLQPAREVDRVLALQPRLRLHLPLPHS from the exons ATGGGGCACCCACCAGACTCTCCCAGTACCTTGGCCCCAGCTGGTACCACAGCTATACCTGGGCTTATTCCAGACCTCATCGCCGGGACCCCCT GGCCCCGCTGGGCTCTCATTGCAGGCGCCCTTGCCGCGGGCGTCCTCGTCGTCTCCTGCCTCCTCTGTGCTgcctgctgctgccgccgccacAGGAAGAAGCCCAGGGACAAGGAGGCGGTGGGTCTGGGCAGTGCCCGTGGCATCACCACCACCCACCTG GTGCAGCCTGATGTGGATAGCCTGGAGTCCAGTCCGGGGGGCGCTCAGCAATGGGGGCGCCTGCAGCTGTCCCTGGAGTACGACTTTGGAAGCCAGGAG ATCAGGGTGGGCCTGAGGCAGGCAGCCGACCTGAGGCCCGGGGGCACCGTGGACCCCTATGCGCGGGTCAGCGTCTCCACCCAGTCCGGGCACAGACATGAGACAAAGGTGCACCGAGGCACGCTCTGCCCTGTGTTTGACGAGACCTGCTGCTTCCAC ATCCCGCAGGCGGAGCTGCCGGGGACCACCCTGCAGGTGCAGCTTTTCAACTTCAAGCGCTTCTCGGGGCATGAGCCCCTGGGTGAGCTCCGCCTGCCACTGGGCACCGTGGATCTACAGCACGTTCTGGAGCACTGGTACCCGCTGGGTCCGCCGGCTGCCACTGAG CCCGAGCAGGTGGCAGAGCTGTGCTTCTCCCTCCGGTACGTGCCCAGCTCAGGCCGGCTGACCGTGGTGGTGCTGGAGGCTCGAGGCCTGCGTCCAGGACTGGCAG AGCCCTACGTGAAGGTCCAGCTCATGCTGAACCAGAGGaagtggaagaagagaaagacagcCACCAGAAAGGGCACGGCTGCCCCCTACTTCAACGAGGCCTTCACCTTCCTGGTGCCCTTCAGTCAGGTCCAG AATGTGGACCTGGTGCTGGCCGTCTGGGACCGCGGCCTGCCGCTCCGGGCTGAGCCCGTGGGCAAGGTGCACCTGGGTGCCCGGGCCTCGGGGCAGCCCCTGCAACACTGGGCAGACATGCTGGCCCACGCCCGGCGGCCCATTGCCCAGTGGCACCCCCTGCAGCCAGCCAGGGAGGTGGACCGCGTGCTGGCCCTGCAGCCCCGCCTGCGCCTGCACCTGCCCTTGCCCCACTCCTGA
- the SYT8 gene encoding synaptotagmin-8 isoform X8: MGHPPDSPSTLAPAGTTAIPGLIPDLIAGTPWPRWALIAGALAAGVLVVSCLLCAACCCRRHRKKPRDKEAVGLGSARGITTTHLVQPDVDSLESSPGGAQQWGRLQLSLEYDFGSQEIRVGLRQAADLRPGGTVDPYARVSVSTQSGHRHETKVHRGTLCPVFDETCCFHVSQGWSAGWAWTAGWAWAGAAGPGSRRCLRSRRRSCRGPPCRCSFSTSSASRGMSPWVSSACHWAPWIYSTFWSTGTRWVRRLPLSSGRLTVVVLEARGLRPGLAEPYVKVQLMLNQRKWKKRKTATRKGTAAPYFNEAFTFLVPFSQVQNVDLVLAVWDRGLPLRAEPVGKVHLGARASGQPLQHWADMLAHARRPIAQWHPLQPAREVDRVLALQPRLRLHLPLPHS; this comes from the exons ATGGGGCACCCACCAGACTCTCCCAGTACCTTGGCCCCAGCTGGTACCACAGCTATACCTGGGCTTATTCCAGACCTCATCGCCGGGACCCCCT GGCCCCGCTGGGCTCTCATTGCAGGCGCCCTTGCCGCGGGCGTCCTCGTCGTCTCCTGCCTCCTCTGTGCTgcctgctgctgccgccgccacAGGAAGAAGCCCAGGGACAAGGAGGCGGTGGGTCTGGGCAGTGCCCGTGGCATCACCACCACCCACCTG GTGCAGCCTGATGTGGATAGCCTGGAGTCCAGTCCGGGGGGCGCTCAGCAATGGGGGCGCCTGCAGCTGTCCCTGGAGTACGACTTTGGAAGCCAGGAG ATCAGGGTGGGCCTGAGGCAGGCAGCCGACCTGAGGCCCGGGGGCACCGTGGACCCCTATGCGCGGGTCAGCGTCTCCACCCAGTCCGGGCACAGACATGAGACAAAGGTGCACCGAGGCACGCTCTGCCCTGTGTTTGACGAGACCTGCTGCTTCCACGTGAGTCAGGGATGGTCGGCTGGGTGGGCCTGGACAGCTGGGTGGGCCTGGGCTGGGGCAGCAGGGCCTGGTTCACGCCGCTGCCTCAGATCCCGCAGGCGGAGCTGCCGGGGACCACCCTGCAGGTGCAGCTTTTCAACTTCAAGCGCTTCTCGGGGCATGAGCCCCTGGGTGAGCTCCGCCTGCCACTGGGCACCGTGGATCTACAGCACGTTCTGGAGCACTGGTACCCGCTGGGTCCGCCGGCTGCCACTGAG CTCAGGCCGGCTGACCGTGGTGGTGCTGGAGGCTCGAGGCCTGCGTCCAGGACTGGCAG AGCCCTACGTGAAGGTCCAGCTCATGCTGAACCAGAGGaagtggaagaagagaaagacagcCACCAGAAAGGGCACGGCTGCCCCCTACTTCAACGAGGCCTTCACCTTCCTGGTGCCCTTCAGTCAGGTCCAG AATGTGGACCTGGTGCTGGCCGTCTGGGACCGCGGCCTGCCGCTCCGGGCTGAGCCCGTGGGCAAGGTGCACCTGGGTGCCCGGGCCTCGGGGCAGCCCCTGCAACACTGGGCAGACATGCTGGCCCACGCCCGGCGGCCCATTGCCCAGTGGCACCCCCTGCAGCCAGCCAGGGAGGTGGACCGCGTGCTGGCCCTGCAGCCCCGCCTGCGCCTGCACCTGCCCTTGCCCCACTCCTGA
- the SYT8 gene encoding synaptotagmin-8 isoform X12, with translation MGHPPDSPSTLAPAGTTAIPGLIPDLIAGTPWPRWALIAGALAAGVLVVSCLLCAACCCRRHRKKPRDKEAVGLGSARGITTTHLVQPDVDSLESSPGGAQQWGRLQLSLEYDFGSQEIRVGLRQAADLRPGGTVDPYARVSVSTQSGHRHETKVHRGTLCPVFDETCCFHVQLFNFKRFSGHEPLGELRLPLGTVDLQHVLEHWYPLGPPAATEPEQVAELCFSLRYVPSSGRLTVVVLEARGLRPGLAEPYVKVQLMLNQRKWKKRKTATRKGTAAPYFNEAFTFLVPFSQVQNVDLVLAVWDRGLPLRAEPVGKVHLGARASGQPLQHWADMLAHARRPIAQWHPLQPAREVDRVLALQPRLRLHLPLPHS, from the exons ATGGGGCACCCACCAGACTCTCCCAGTACCTTGGCCCCAGCTGGTACCACAGCTATACCTGGGCTTATTCCAGACCTCATCGCCGGGACCCCCT GGCCCCGCTGGGCTCTCATTGCAGGCGCCCTTGCCGCGGGCGTCCTCGTCGTCTCCTGCCTCCTCTGTGCTgcctgctgctgccgccgccacAGGAAGAAGCCCAGGGACAAGGAGGCGGTGGGTCTGGGCAGTGCCCGTGGCATCACCACCACCCACCTG GTGCAGCCTGATGTGGATAGCCTGGAGTCCAGTCCGGGGGGCGCTCAGCAATGGGGGCGCCTGCAGCTGTCCCTGGAGTACGACTTTGGAAGCCAGGAG ATCAGGGTGGGCCTGAGGCAGGCAGCCGACCTGAGGCCCGGGGGCACCGTGGACCCCTATGCGCGGGTCAGCGTCTCCACCCAGTCCGGGCACAGACATGAGACAAAGGTGCACCGAGGCACGCTCTGCCCTGTGTTTGACGAGACCTGCTGCTTCCAC GTGCAGCTTTTCAACTTCAAGCGCTTCTCGGGGCATGAGCCCCTGGGTGAGCTCCGCCTGCCACTGGGCACCGTGGATCTACAGCACGTTCTGGAGCACTGGTACCCGCTGGGTCCGCCGGCTGCCACTGAG CCCGAGCAGGTGGCAGAGCTGTGCTTCTCCCTCCGGTACGTGCCCAGCTCAGGCCGGCTGACCGTGGTGGTGCTGGAGGCTCGAGGCCTGCGTCCAGGACTGGCAG AGCCCTACGTGAAGGTCCAGCTCATGCTGAACCAGAGGaagtggaagaagagaaagacagcCACCAGAAAGGGCACGGCTGCCCCCTACTTCAACGAGGCCTTCACCTTCCTGGTGCCCTTCAGTCAGGTCCAG AATGTGGACCTGGTGCTGGCCGTCTGGGACCGCGGCCTGCCGCTCCGGGCTGAGCCCGTGGGCAAGGTGCACCTGGGTGCCCGGGCCTCGGGGCAGCCCCTGCAACACTGGGCAGACATGCTGGCCCACGCCCGGCGGCCCATTGCCCAGTGGCACCCCCTGCAGCCAGCCAGGGAGGTGGACCGCGTGCTGGCCCTGCAGCCCCGCCTGCGCCTGCACCTGCCCTTGCCCCACTCCTGA
- the SYT8 gene encoding synaptotagmin-8 isoform X11, whose protein sequence is MGHPPDSPSTLAPAGTTAIPGLIPDLIAGTPCALAAGVLVVSCLLCAACCCRRHRKKPRDKEAVGLGSARGITTTHLVQPDVDSLESSPGGAQQWGRLQLSLEYDFGSQEIRVGLRQAADLRPGGTVDPYARVSVSTQSGHRHETKVHRGTLCPVFDETCCFHIPQAELPGTTLQVQLFNFKRFSGHEPLGELRLPLGTVDLQHVLEHWYPLGPPAATEPEQVAELCFSLRYVPSSGRLTVVVLEARGLRPGLAEPYVKVQLMLNQRKWKKRKTATRKGTAAPYFNEAFTFLVPFSQVQNVDLVLAVWDRGLPLRAEPVGKVHLGARASGQPLQHWADMLAHARRPIAQWHPLQPAREVDRVLALQPRLRLHLPLPHS, encoded by the exons ATGGGGCACCCACCAGACTCTCCCAGTACCTTGGCCCCAGCTGGTACCACAGCTATACCTGGGCTTATTCCAGACCTCATCGCCGGGACCCCCT GCGCCCTTGCCGCGGGCGTCCTCGTCGTCTCCTGCCTCCTCTGTGCTgcctgctgctgccgccgccacAGGAAGAAGCCCAGGGACAAGGAGGCGGTGGGTCTGGGCAGTGCCCGTGGCATCACCACCACCCACCTG GTGCAGCCTGATGTGGATAGCCTGGAGTCCAGTCCGGGGGGCGCTCAGCAATGGGGGCGCCTGCAGCTGTCCCTGGAGTACGACTTTGGAAGCCAGGAG ATCAGGGTGGGCCTGAGGCAGGCAGCCGACCTGAGGCCCGGGGGCACCGTGGACCCCTATGCGCGGGTCAGCGTCTCCACCCAGTCCGGGCACAGACATGAGACAAAGGTGCACCGAGGCACGCTCTGCCCTGTGTTTGACGAGACCTGCTGCTTCCAC ATCCCGCAGGCGGAGCTGCCGGGGACCACCCTGCAGGTGCAGCTTTTCAACTTCAAGCGCTTCTCGGGGCATGAGCCCCTGGGTGAGCTCCGCCTGCCACTGGGCACCGTGGATCTACAGCACGTTCTGGAGCACTGGTACCCGCTGGGTCCGCCGGCTGCCACTGAG CCCGAGCAGGTGGCAGAGCTGTGCTTCTCCCTCCGGTACGTGCCCAGCTCAGGCCGGCTGACCGTGGTGGTGCTGGAGGCTCGAGGCCTGCGTCCAGGACTGGCAG AGCCCTACGTGAAGGTCCAGCTCATGCTGAACCAGAGGaagtggaagaagagaaagacagcCACCAGAAAGGGCACGGCTGCCCCCTACTTCAACGAGGCCTTCACCTTCCTGGTGCCCTTCAGTCAGGTCCAG AATGTGGACCTGGTGCTGGCCGTCTGGGACCGCGGCCTGCCGCTCCGGGCTGAGCCCGTGGGCAAGGTGCACCTGGGTGCCCGGGCCTCGGGGCAGCCCCTGCAACACTGGGCAGACATGCTGGCCCACGCCCGGCGGCCCATTGCCCAGTGGCACCCCCTGCAGCCAGCCAGGGAGGTGGACCGCGTGCTGGCCCTGCAGCCCCGCCTGCGCCTGCACCTGCCCTTGCCCCACTCCTGA
- the SYT8 gene encoding synaptotagmin-8 isoform X14 codes for MGHPPDSPSTLAPAGTTAIPGLIPDLIAGTPWPRWALIAGALAAGVLVVSCLLCAACCCRRHRKKPRDKEAVGLGSARGITTTHLVQPDVDSLESSPGGAQQWGRLQLSLEYDFGSQEIRVGLRQAADLRPGGTVDPYARVSVSTQSGHRHETKVHRGTLCPVFDETCCFHIPQAELPGTTLQVQLFNFKRFSGHEPLGELRLPLGTVDLQHVLEHWYPLGPPAATEPEQVAELCFSLRYVPSSGRLTVVVLEARGLRPGLAEPYVKVQLMLNQRKWKKRKTATRKGTAAPYFNEAFTFLVPFSQVQAGR; via the exons ATGGGGCACCCACCAGACTCTCCCAGTACCTTGGCCCCAGCTGGTACCACAGCTATACCTGGGCTTATTCCAGACCTCATCGCCGGGACCCCCT GGCCCCGCTGGGCTCTCATTGCAGGCGCCCTTGCCGCGGGCGTCCTCGTCGTCTCCTGCCTCCTCTGTGCTgcctgctgctgccgccgccacAGGAAGAAGCCCAGGGACAAGGAGGCGGTGGGTCTGGGCAGTGCCCGTGGCATCACCACCACCCACCTG GTGCAGCCTGATGTGGATAGCCTGGAGTCCAGTCCGGGGGGCGCTCAGCAATGGGGGCGCCTGCAGCTGTCCCTGGAGTACGACTTTGGAAGCCAGGAG ATCAGGGTGGGCCTGAGGCAGGCAGCCGACCTGAGGCCCGGGGGCACCGTGGACCCCTATGCGCGGGTCAGCGTCTCCACCCAGTCCGGGCACAGACATGAGACAAAGGTGCACCGAGGCACGCTCTGCCCTGTGTTTGACGAGACCTGCTGCTTCCAC ATCCCGCAGGCGGAGCTGCCGGGGACCACCCTGCAGGTGCAGCTTTTCAACTTCAAGCGCTTCTCGGGGCATGAGCCCCTGGGTGAGCTCCGCCTGCCACTGGGCACCGTGGATCTACAGCACGTTCTGGAGCACTGGTACCCGCTGGGTCCGCCGGCTGCCACTGAG CCCGAGCAGGTGGCAGAGCTGTGCTTCTCCCTCCGGTACGTGCCCAGCTCAGGCCGGCTGACCGTGGTGGTGCTGGAGGCTCGAGGCCTGCGTCCAGGACTGGCAG AGCCCTACGTGAAGGTCCAGCTCATGCTGAACCAGAGGaagtggaagaagagaaagacagcCACCAGAAAGGGCACGGCTGCCCCCTACTTCAACGAGGCCTTCACCTTCCTGGTGCCCTTCAGTCAGGTCCAG GCAGGGAGATAG
- the SYT8 gene encoding synaptotagmin-8 isoform X16 has translation MGHPPDSPSTLAPAGTTAIPGLIPDLIAGTPCALAAGVLVVSCLLCAACCCRRHRKKPRDKEAVGLGSARGITTTHLVQPDVDSLESSPGGAQQWGRLQLSLEYDFGSQEIRVGLRQAADLRPGGTVDPYARVSVSTQSGHRHETKVHRGTLCPVFDETCCFHIPQAELPGTTLQVQLFNFKRFSGHEPLGELRLPLGTVDLQHVLEHWYPLGPPAATEPEQVAELCFSLRYVPSSGRLTVVVLEARGLRPGLAEPYVKVQLMLNQRKWKKRKTATRKGTAAPYFNEAFTFLVPFSQVQAGR, from the exons ATGGGGCACCCACCAGACTCTCCCAGTACCTTGGCCCCAGCTGGTACCACAGCTATACCTGGGCTTATTCCAGACCTCATCGCCGGGACCCCCT GCGCCCTTGCCGCGGGCGTCCTCGTCGTCTCCTGCCTCCTCTGTGCTgcctgctgctgccgccgccacAGGAAGAAGCCCAGGGACAAGGAGGCGGTGGGTCTGGGCAGTGCCCGTGGCATCACCACCACCCACCTG GTGCAGCCTGATGTGGATAGCCTGGAGTCCAGTCCGGGGGGCGCTCAGCAATGGGGGCGCCTGCAGCTGTCCCTGGAGTACGACTTTGGAAGCCAGGAG ATCAGGGTGGGCCTGAGGCAGGCAGCCGACCTGAGGCCCGGGGGCACCGTGGACCCCTATGCGCGGGTCAGCGTCTCCACCCAGTCCGGGCACAGACATGAGACAAAGGTGCACCGAGGCACGCTCTGCCCTGTGTTTGACGAGACCTGCTGCTTCCAC ATCCCGCAGGCGGAGCTGCCGGGGACCACCCTGCAGGTGCAGCTTTTCAACTTCAAGCGCTTCTCGGGGCATGAGCCCCTGGGTGAGCTCCGCCTGCCACTGGGCACCGTGGATCTACAGCACGTTCTGGAGCACTGGTACCCGCTGGGTCCGCCGGCTGCCACTGAG CCCGAGCAGGTGGCAGAGCTGTGCTTCTCCCTCCGGTACGTGCCCAGCTCAGGCCGGCTGACCGTGGTGGTGCTGGAGGCTCGAGGCCTGCGTCCAGGACTGGCAG AGCCCTACGTGAAGGTCCAGCTCATGCTGAACCAGAGGaagtggaagaagagaaagacagcCACCAGAAAGGGCACGGCTGCCCCCTACTTCAACGAGGCCTTCACCTTCCTGGTGCCCTTCAGTCAGGTCCAG GCAGGGAGATAG